From Drosophila virilis strain 15010-1051.87 unplaced genomic scaffold, Dvir_AGI_RSII-ME tig00001642, whole genome shotgun sequence, the proteins below share one genomic window:
- the LOC138911587 gene encoding uncharacterized protein — translation MEVPAVSAPQSPSTVDVDTSAQPVGTLAARENNQGLLKALEVSRDTVKLLLIHPRNVNNVMEQLRFRYGRPEQLIRCQLVSIREVQLIQEHNIAKIVPYATRVINLAALPQLTNGEQHIGNPTLMEDLVAKLPPSKRVEWARHAATISPFPTVIHFSAWLTDYANVVCTIVGVDSKEQRRRVPHVSIDQNNKGLTNHCPICNGQHAVRDCNEFNLASPLKRWTVVKRNRLCFSCLRVGHMGRVCNTLHHDAMSHNAPQPTGDRVINTGRMPQPEDPERLERLLLRIMPVILHGANKRIVTYAPLDEGSSVTMIE, via the exons ATGGAAGTTCCCGCTGTTAGCGCACCACAAAGCCCCAGCACCGTGGATGTGGACACAAGTGCACAACCTGTCGGCACCTTGGCCGCTAGA GAGAATAACCAGGGATTGCTGAAGGCACTCGAAGTGTCACGTGACACTGTGAAGTTGTTGCTCATACATCCCAGGAATGTGAACAACGTAATGGAACAATTACGTTTCAGATACGGCCGCCCAGAACAGCTAATACGCTGCCAGCTAGTTAGTATTCGAGAGGTGCAGCTAATTCAGGAGCACAACATAGCTAAAATCGTGCCATATGCTACACGAGTGATTAACCTTGCCGCCTTACCACAATTGACTAACGGGGAACAGCATATAGGGAATCCTACACTGATGGAGGATTTGGTCGCTAAACTACCACCAAGCAAGAGGGTGGAATGGGCCAGACATGCAGCTACGATTAGTCCTTTCCCGACAGTCATACATTTTAGCGCGTGGTTAACGGACTACGCCAATGTGGTATGTACGATTGTGGGCGTCGATAGTAAGGAGCAAAGACGTAGAGTGCCGCATGTCAGCATCGACCAGAATAATAAAGGTCTCACCAACCACTGTCCAATTTGTAATGGACAACACGCAGTCAGGGACTGCAACGAGTTTAACTTAGCCTCTCCGCTAAAAAGGTGGACAGTCGTAAAAAGGAACCGGCTTTGTTTTTCGTGTTTACGAGTTGGCCACATGGGAAGAGTCTGCAATACTCTGCATCATGATGCCATGAGTCACAATGCACCGCAGCCAACAGGTGATAGAGTGATAAATACTGGACGGATGCCGCAGCCAGAGGATCCTGAACGCCTTGAACGCCTACTACTCCGCATAATGCCAGTGATATTGCACGGGGCCAATAAGCGGATCGTTACGTACGCGCCGCTCGACGAGGGCTCGTCTGTAACGATGATCGAATAG